The stretch of DNA GGCTGCATCGGCAAATTCATTGCTCTTACCAGTCACAAAATTTTCGAATGTGTATTTCTGGCTAAAAGTACTGTCTTCTGAAGGTTTAAAATCAGGGACATTTTTTTCTTCTTCTTTAATTGTTTCGTCTATTTCTTCGTCATACTCTTCATTTACCCTGAAATCCAGATTATCGACATTAGCCCATTCAGGAATATCCCTGATGTAATCCAGAATCAGATCCTGATGCTTCTCCCTGATCCGCTTCAGGACAACATCATTAAACACACCGATCAAAATGGTGTTTCCCTTTTTTTCCAGGAACTTCATGTTGCGCAGGTAGCCTTCAAATGCAGCTGCACTTGTTATGTTTTTCAACTTTTCCAGTACCTGATCCCAGTTATTCATATAGCCCCCGCAGAAAATAAATAGTTTCCCACAAAATTATCCACAAGTTGATTCTCCTAACGATTTTAACAGAAGAGCTTCTTTTTTCAAAGCAAGTTGTCCACACAATCCACAGGTTTATCCACAAGCTGTTTGGTCTGGATTCTCCCCTTAGCTCTAATAGTTTTGACTGATTCGAACTGCTGGTTGTGGATAGAGGAGGATAAAGGTCTGTGGAAAAGACATTGTTTGTCATTCTATGCACCTGGCTCCACCAGTTATCCACAAGAAATCAACTTGTGCTTGTGCTCTGTATTGCATTCACCTGCAGTCTTAAAAGACAGGTTATCAACAGTTCCAACAACCCTTATTACTATTACTTCCTGTTAATTCCTGTATTTTATCCTTTTTCTTTCCGCTGTCCAGACTTTCCTTGACGACCTGTAACCTTGTGGGATAATATTTAAATGAAGGAAGCTCGTGCAGAATTTTCAAACAAATGAGAATTTTATCCACTTCCTGACCCTGGAGGAAAAGTGACTGCTGCGTTATTAACACTTGGAGTGCTGGGACTGCTGTTTGGCTTACTGCTTTCGCTTGCTTCTATTGCTTTCCATCAAAAAAAAAGTGACAGACAGGAAGCAATACTTAACTTACTTCCTGGATCCAATTGCGGGGGATGCGGTTTTGCGGGCTGTTCCGGTTATGCAGAAGCCTTGTCAATCAATGCAGCATCAGCAGGGTTATGTCTTCCAGGAGGAGAAAAGACGATTTCTCGGATTCAGTCTCTACTTGGACTTACAGGTGGAAAAGCTGCTGCCAGGAAGGCTTATGTATTCTGCTATGGGAGTAATGAATCTGCGAAAAAAGAATGTATCTATTCAGGAATTCCAGATTGCATGGCAGCAGACCTGATCTCTGGCGGAGAAAAAAGCTGTCAATCTGGCTGTCTTGGTTATGGGAACTGTGCCAAGGTCTGCCGATTCTCAGCAATTACGGTTTCCAGTGAAGGGCTGGCTGAGGTGAATCCTGAAAAATGCACTGGTTGTGGGAAATGTCTTCCAGTCTGTCCCAGACAATTGATTAAAATGGTTCCTGCTGGGAAAAAGGTATTTGTAGGCTGCAATTCACATGAAAAAGGAGCACAGGTAAAAAAAGTCTGCGATATAGGGTGCATAGGATGCAAAGTCTGTGAGAAAGTGTGCAAAGTACAGGCGATTAAAGTCTTTGATAATCTGGCTGTAATTGATTATGAAAAATGTACGGAATGCATGCTCTGCTGCGAAAAATGTCCGGTCGGAATGATCAAGGGAATTCCTAAAGTCAGGTCACAGGCCATTATCGGCAACGACTGTGTTGGTTGCGGATTGTGCATAGTTGAATGTCCGGTTAAAGCCTTGTCAGGGGAGAAGAAACGCAAACCGGCAGTAGACCCGACCCTCTGTACAGGATGTGGAATCTGTGTAGTCAAATGCCCTAAACAGGCCATTTCATTAAAGAGACAAGATGCCTAAGGAAGCTCTACATTATCGGCGTGGAGATGTGATCTGCCTTCTCTGCCCGCATGAATGCAGGTTGAAAAACGGACAGACCGGTAATTGCAAGGCAAGGACTGCCATCGACGGCAGACTATACTCTGATAATTACGGAAGTGTGACCGGAATCGGCATGGATCCGGTGGAAAAAAAACCGCTTTATCATTTTTATCCGGGATCCGAAATTCTTTCAATCGGCACTTTTGGCTGCAACCTTCATTGTTTTTTCTGTCAAAATTATTCTATTTCTCAAGCGGTAGCGCAAGCAAAGGAAATACAGCCTGAGGATCTTGCTGATCTATTGAGGGAATATGGCGGGATTGGAGTGGCATATACTTATTCGGAACCGCTGATCTGGTATGAATTTGTATCGGATTGCTGCAGGATAGTCAGGAAAAACGGCAAGAAAAACGTACTGGTAACGAACGGATTTATCAAGCCAGAACCTCTTGCCGAGCTGCTGCCGTCTATTGACGCAATGAATATTGACTTGAAAGCGTTCAGTGATGAATTCTATCGGAAGCACTGCGGCGGACAACTGGCGCCTGTGCTGGAAACCATTCGAATTTCAGCCAAGTCCTGTCATGTGGAGTTGACCAATCTGGTGGTCACGGACTTGAACGACAATGAAGAAGAATTCATGGAACTGGTTGAATTTGTGGCAGAGATTGACAGAGAGATTCCGCTGCACATTTCACGTTATCATCCCTCATATAACTGCTTGAATCCAGCAACCAGTCAGGTGACGCTGCAGCGGTTTTATCAGATTGCCAAAGAAAAACTTCAATTCGTTTATCTTGGCAATCTGATGGATAAGGAAGCCTCTTCCACTTTCTGTCCTGGCTGTGGTAAGATGGTTGTTGAAAGATTAGGCTATAATGTCAGAAACCGGTTGAAAGGGAGAAACTGCCCTTTCTGTGGAACCGGGGTCAAAGGAGAGTATTTTGGCTAACTCCTCCTTCGAATGGGAAGGCCACAGCAGGAAACCCAAGACTACCGACAGGATGATTGTTTATATCATCTGGTTTGTTACACTCGCCCTGATCGTGAGCGTGGGAGTGCTGATCAACAAAAAAATCGAAAAGAATGAGCAGGCAAAGCAGATACTGTTTTCGGCTCATTACAGGGAAGAAACTGTTAAAACACCCGAAAAAAAACAGGACAGACCGGATCTGAAAACCCCTGAAAAGACGGTTGCTGAGAAAACCGAAGACTTCGGGGATTTAAAAAAGCCCTATTCTCTAAGAATCCTGGAAAGCTTTGACAGCTTCCGCCATGCAAATCAGAGAGCGCTGGAGTTTGAATCAAAAAACTTCATTGTGCAGATAGTGCCCGATGAATCAAAGTATTTCCTGGAACTGGAATCATTCAAAGAAGAAAAGGATGTGCTGGCTTTGAAGGAAACGCTGCAGACTGGTAATATACAGAGTAAAATTGTTTCAAGGAGCACGAATGGATTGAATCCCCAGCGTGACCTGGAGGATGAAATTATAAAGCTCAAGGAAAACTTGAAAACAGAAAAAACTGCGGAAGTTGCTGCACAGGCTGATGTCAAAACCACAGAAGAGTTGAAAACCACAAAGGAAGTGGTTTTGGCGGGTGAATCTTCCAGGCCAGGAAAAACTTCCGAAGCGGTTGTAGGGAAGCCAGCCAGAGAAATGACAGCCGAAAAGAAAGAAACTGCCTTGGAAAAGGTGGCTTCTCCGTCTAAATCCGCAGATAAGATAGGTTCAGACAATGAGAAGGCTATAGAAAAGAGCGTGAAGCACACTGAGACTTTAGAGAGCTCCATTCTAGCGAAAACCGTGGAAACTTTTGTCAACAGCGTGCTGATTGATAAACCGACGGCAGCTGAAACTCCAGTGAGCGGATACACACTTCAGGCTGGGGCATATTCTGATAAGATCGGTGCAGAGAAGCTGAGAGATTTTTTAAATGGCAGAGAAGGACAGAACGCCTTTATCCAGGTTCGTGGCAGACTTTTCAAGGTCTGTCTGGGTCAGTTCATGAGTTATGATCAAGCTAAAACCTTTTCTCAGAAGCTGGATTCGATCAGTTTCGAAGGCTCTTTGCTAGGATTCTTTGTGCTGAAGATCAGTCAACCCTGAAGATTTTTTTCTTGATATTTAACTTAAATCATGTAAAATCAGTTCAAAAAATCATTGATTTGGAGGAAGTATGACCAAAGACAAGAAGGAAATCGGCAAAGAATACAAGCCCACCAGCAACTACATGATTGACGATGTGATTTTTCATCCTGTGTTCAATGAATCCGGCGTAGTGGTGGAGGCCGGAATGACCACTGACGGAATCAAGAAGATTACAGTTGATTTTCCTAAAGTCGGAAAAAAAAGGCTTGTTTACGGAAAACAGGATAAATAGCTGAATCTCAAAGAATGGATATTATCCGGGAGCTGAAAAAGCGCATCCTGATCGGGGATGGCGCCATGGGGACCGTATTGCAAAAATACGGACTTCTTAATGGACAGGCCCCTGAATTATTGAATTTGCAGCGTCCGGATGAGATTGAGGGGATTCACCTTCGTTATTTAAAATCCGGCGCAGATCTGATTGAAACAAACACATTTGGAGCTAATTCCGCCAAACTTGCCGGCTATGGACTGTCGGACAGAGTTCGCGAATTAAACTTGGCGGGAGCCAAACTGGCAAGAGCTGCCGCTGGAACCAAGGCTTTTGTAGCAGGCTCAGTCGGTCCAACCGGGTTGATGGTGAACAGCAATCCGGCGATTCTCGATGAAATTTCAGGTATTTACAGGGAACAGATCAGGGCTTTGTGCGAAGGCGGGATAGACCTGATTCTTTTTGAAACATTCAGCGACTTGTCGGAACTTAAAGCCGCAGTAGTTTCCGCCCTGGAGTTCGTTAAAATCCCTGTTTTCGCTCAGATGACTTTCGACAGGGACGGGAGGACCTTGACCGGAACGGATCCATCGACTTTCGCCTCCACCATGGAAACACTGGGTGTTTCAGGAATCGGAATTAATTGCTCAGTAGGTTCAGGGGACATGATTCGGATTATCGAAGAAATCTCAGATAATACCCGTCTGTTTATCTCTGTCTTCCCGAATGCCGGAATTCCATCTGTCAGGGAGGGAAAGACGATTTATCCCGAATCTCCGGCGACATTTGTAGAAAACGCACTGGTTTTTGTAAAAAAAGGCGCGAATCTGATCGGCGGATGCTGTGGAACAGACGAATCACATATCAGGGAGTTGAGTCTTAGACTGAAGGATAAACTGCCAAAGTCTCGAAACAGCAATGTTTGCAGTTCGGTTTGCAGTATTTCCAAAACATACCGCTTCGGTTCTTTTGGGTTACCACCACTTCTGATCGGGGAGCGGCTGAATCCCACCGGTAAAAAGAAACTGGCTCTGGATATCGGCAATCGGGTTTTTTTCAGATTGAGACAGGATGCTGTAAAACAGGAGCGGGAAAAAGCCCAGGTGCTCGATCTGAATGTCTCTGTTCCTGGAACAGATGAACTGACTTCGATGAAAGAAGCTGTCAGGATTGTACAGACCACCAGCAAGTGCGCTCTCTGCGTGGATTCCCCAAATCACCAGGTGCTTTCAGCGGTGCTGCCTTATCTGACAGGCAGGGCGATCGTGAATTCAATTAATGGAGATCAGGATGTACTGGAGCTGATACTCCCGCTTTTGAAAAAATGGGGATGCATGGCAATCGCCCTGTTGCTTGACAAGCAGGGTATTCCTGAAACCGCCGGCAAGAGAGTTAAGATAGCGGAACGGATTCTTAAAACAGCAGAGAGATACGGGCTTGATCAAAGGCATTTTCTGTTTGATCCGCTGGCTTTGACGATAGGAGTAAACCGGAGTTCAGCTCAGACCGCCTTGGAGTCCCTCAGAATTTTAAAAAATTTAGGTGTGTTTACCAGTCTTGGAGTCAGCAATGTTTCGCACGGACTTCCCGGTAGGTCTGGATTGAACGCAGCTTTTTTATCTCAGGCCATTGACTGTGGTGTTTCCGCTGTGATCATCAATCCGGGTGATTCCGAAGTCATGAAGGCATACTGGTCGGCATCCGCTCTTTCCGGCCGGGATGAAGGATTTCTGAATTTATTCCGGAGTGTTGAAATCCCCATGGATGGAGTGAATAGAGGAAAGTTGCATCTGGAGAAACCCGAAGAAAGAAATCTCGAGGAAGAACTTGCCGAAGCAGTGGTCAATGGAGCAACCAAGACCGCGAATGATCTGGTGGAATTTCTAAGCCGCGAGAAAAAACCGCTGGAAATTTTGAATCAGATACTGATGCCGGCAATGACCCGGGTGGGAAAGCTATTTGAGGAAAAAGAATTCTATTTGCCTCAACTGATCGCGGCTGCAGAAACAATGTGTTCCTGCACCGGATTTATTGCCAAACTGATAGCTGAGGATGGAGTTCAGCAGGTCGAAAAAAAGATCTTACTTGCCACAGTAGAAGGTGACATCCACGATATTGGCAAGAACATCGTGTCAGCGTTGCTTCGGAGTAACGGATTTACCGTAATAGACCTGGGGAAGGACGTAAAAAAGGAAATCATTTTGGAGCGGTTACAAAGGGATCAGCAGATCCGGGTGCTTGGATTGTCCGCACTGATGACAACCACTATGGTTAAAATGAAGGAAGTCATTGAGCTCGTAAAGAGGGAAATTCCGGCAGGATCAGTCAAGATCGTGGTGGGAGGAGCAGTGCTGACTCCGGAATACGCGAGTGAAATTGGAGCTGATTACTGTGCTTTGGACGCCCTCCATGGAGTGAAACTGATCAAGGAGATTTTTGAATGATTATAACCCGTCCGAAAGATTGCTCGGAAATCATCGTTCATATTGAAGGCAAAAAACTGGCATTGATCGGTTGTGATGTCTGCGCTAAGCTTTGCCATACTGGCGGAGAAGAAGAAGTCAAAGGTTATGCGGAATTTTATGCGGGACTCGGGTATCAGATCGTGACCTGCGCACAGGTGGAGGGTGTCTGCAACGAACTTCTGACTGGTAAATTCGTCAGAAGCAACAAGCTGCTTGGTCAGGCTGAAACGATTCTGCTGGCTTCCTGCGGCAATGGAGTCCAGGTTTTGAAGGATTTCCTGCCAGGAAAAAATGTGCTTCCGATTCTGGACACGCTTTTCCTGGGTTCCTTGAAAAACCACCATCTGTTTCAGGAACGTTGTTCATTGTGTGGGAACTGCATTCTCGGCCGGACCGAAGGAATCTGCCCCCTTACGCAATGTGCCAAGTTCATCCTGAATGGCCCCTGCGGTGGTTCCATGAACGGCAAATGCGAAGTCGACCCTGGAAAAGACTGCGCCTGGTACCAGATATATGAACGCATGAAAAATCGGGGAAAAGAGCATCTTCTGGAAGGAATTTTTCTGCCCACAAACCATTCTGAAGAGCTGATCCCTAGAAAGTTGAATACTAGAAAATGAATGAGAGCAGACTGGAACAGAAATTACGGAACAGAGAATTTCCAATTACTGCTGAACTTTTTTCAATTAGAGGGACAGATGTTTCCACGATTATGAAAAAAGCGGAGCTCCTGCGGGATTATGCCGATGCTTTCAATATTACAGACAATCACAGAGCCACGATGAGGGTCTGCCCTCTGGCTGTCTGCTCTAAACTGGTCCAGACTGGCCTGGAGCCAGTCTTTCAGATCACATGCCGCGACCGGAATCGCCTGGCTCTCCAGAGCGACACACTCGGCGCTTATCTGATGGGTATCAGGAATATTTTTGCTGTCACAGGAGACCATTTATCAGTGGGAGATTACCCGATGGCTTTTCCGGTGTTTGATCTGGATTCAGTCCAGTTTCTGAGGAATCTGACAGAATTGGAGCGGGGCAGGGACTCGGCAGGGAAAAAGCTGAGAGGGGCACCCAAATTTTTCAAAGGGGCAGCGGTAAATATGACAGCAACCCCTGAGTGGATACATCTGGCGAAGCTCAGAAAAAAAATCGTGGCAGGTGCGCAGTTTTTTCAGTCGCAGCTGATATTTTCTCCTGAGCTTGCACTGAGCATGCTTGAAAAAGTCAAAGGTCAGGCTTATTTCATTGCCGGGATCACGATCCTGAAAGACTTGACATTCACCAGATTTTTAAAGGAGAAAGTTCCTGGAATTTATATCCCGGATGAAATGATCAGACATCAGGAAAAGGCCGGAGACGAACTGAAAGCTGGTTTGGAAATCGCAGTCAGCGTAATCAGGGAACTCAGGGATCATTTTGACGGCTTGCATGTGATGGCACTCGGCCTTGAAGAATACATCCCTGAAATCCTGAAAAAATCAGGGGTTCGATGAGAACAGTAACGATTCGCTGATCATTTTCCCTTTTTAAGCAGTGATCTGCTTTTTTCCAGGGAAAGATTTTGGAGTATCTCAGCCGCCTTCTTATCTTTCATTTTCGAAATAACATCTGAGAGAAGTATGGGATCAAGGGTCTCCAGTATTTTAGCTGCTGAAGCAGACTCCATTTTTTCAAAGATCTTTGTCATCCGCAACACTTTGTTCTGATAGTCCAGCAGAGATTGTTCAGATTCGGAAAGGGCTTTTCTTTTCGCATCGATTTTGATTTCCTGTGACCTGAGTTCCTGCTCTTTGCAGTTGATTTCAACTTCCCTGGATGTCAGATTTCCCTGGTTTTTTTTGAATTGTTCCTCCAGAGCCAGCAATTGATTTTTTTTGAGCTCAATCTCCTGTTCCTGCAGCTTAAGTTTTGAAATTTTTTCATCAAACAGCTGCTGCTGCTCATGCATAATTTCTTTGAGCTGGTCCGGGTCTGACAGGGAGAGCAGGGTAAGATTTTTCAGGTATCTTTCCACAGTGTGATTTTTTTTTACGGAATCCGGAAGGAATTGATGCAGGTTGATAAATCCCGTGGAATCGAAGAAAAGTCCGAGAACTCCCAGCAGCGCAATAAAAATGAGCAGCAGGAGCAGTGTAGTAAAAGGACTCTGGAAACGGCGGGATACCTTTGTTATGACGCGCCTCCTTCTAAGTTATCGTCAATATCGAATGGATCGTCCACACGCATCCGGAAAAACGGTGTATCCGCAAGTGATCAATCATTGCGCAGGAATCTTTGCGTTCCCTGCTCATCCAGGGTTTTCTGCTCAGTACGGCCGCGCGATTTTTCGAATTCCCGCAGTTTCTTATCCCGTAAATTTTCCATGATTTTCAAGTCTCTCATTGCCTGCATGAATTTAGTTCTGACATTTCCGATCTGCAGTTCAAGATTCTGCAGTTCGAGCTCTGCCGCTTCTTTCGCCCCCTTCAGGGACAAAAGGCGCTCCTGCCTGTCGCGGATGTCGCTGATCGTCATCCGGTCCACTTTTTTCAGATCTGAAAGAGAAGAGAAAACCAGTGAATTGAGAGATTCGATTTTCAAAATGAGGGTGGCTTTCTGTGAGAGTAATCTGGCCATTTCCGTCTTGATTTCGTCGGATTTAGCCTGCCTCAGTTTCAAAATATTGTCCGGTTTGAATTTGAATTTATTCATTTTTAATCAAACATTCCCACCAGCTGTTCGAGAGTTTCGTCATAATCACACTTCTCAAAGATCCCCTGGATCAGGAATTTATTGAATCTGTCCTTCATCGCTACAGCCTGGTCTATTTCGGCGTTTGATCCTTTGACGTATTCGCCGATATTGATCAGATCTTCCGCTTCACTGTATGTGGCGAGCAGGGCTTTCAACCTGTTTGCAGCCTTGAGATGGGATTCATTGACTACCTCTATCATCAAGCGGGATAGGCTCTGCAGAATATCGATTGCCGGATAGTGATTGAGTGAGGCGAGTCTTCTGGATAAAACAAGATGGCCATCCAGGATCCCTCTGACGGTATCTGCAACCGGTTCGTCCAAGTCATCCCCTTCAACCAGTATCGTGTAAAGACCTGTGATGCTGCCCTTTTCCGAGGTCCCTGCGCGTTCCATCAGGCGCGGCATCAAGGCGAATACTGAAGGTGTATAGCCTCTGGTGGCTGGAGGTTCGCCGACGGCCTGGCCGACTTCACGCTGCGACATTGCAAATCTGGTTACTGAATCCATCATCAGCATTACATCCAGGCCCTGGTCACGGAAGTATTCAGCCAGTGTGGTGGCAACAAAAGCAGCCTTGATTCTGCATAAAGCCGGCTGCTCGGAAGTGGCGACAACCAGCACCGAGCGTTTCAGCCCTTCTTCGCCAAGATCGCGTTCAATGAATTCACGCACTTCCCTGCCTCGTTCACCGATCAGGCCGATGACATTGATGTCGGCCTTGGTGTTGCGGGCAATCATTCCCAGGAGTGTGCTCTTTCCCACGCCGGAAGCTGAAAATATTCCGATTCTCTGGCCTTTACCCAGGGTACAGAGCCCGTCAATGGCTCTGATGCCGACACTGAGTGAATCCTTGATGCGAGTGCGCTTTAGAGGGTCAGGGGGTTGATTGTATATTTCGTAATACTTAGCGTCTTTGAGAGGTGGCTTGCCGTCGATTGGAAATCCAAGTCCGTTCAGGATTCTTCCTCTGAGCTGGTTGGATACAGCTATCTTCAAAGGCCCCCCCGTGGCGGCAACCCTTGCGCCGGACCCGATCCCGCCCAATTCTCCCAGAGGCATCAGCAGAACTTTGTTATCACTGAAACCTACCACTTCGGCCCTGATGAACTCCTGGCTGTCTTTAGGGAAAATGCAGCACAGATCTCCTACAGAAACCTGGGGTCCCAGTGATTCGATTCTAAGGCCGATGACTTTAGTGACCCGGCCATTCTGGATGATCGGATTAAAATTAGTCAGAACCTGGTCAAAAGGGGCCAGAATTTCTGTCTGATAAGGGTCAGAAGTCACAGTTCCTCCCTGGCGGGAGCAATGTCCTTGTCTAGAGCCTTGTAGATTGTTTTCTGCAGTTCGTGGAACTGACCTTCGATGGTGGCGTCGATTGAACCATAATCGGTTTCCACTATGCAGCCACCGCTTTTGAGATTCGGCTCCTTGAGGTATTTGATGTTCAGGATGCCTTTGACTATTTTTCTCAGTTTCTCCGAGTGATTCAGGATCAGATCGTAATCTTCTTCCGAAAGTATGACGGTAATGTTTTCCTTTGAGTTTGTTTTTGCCAACGCTGCTGAAATGTTACTGATGATGATCTCTGGCTGCAATTTCAGCTCGATTTTGATAATCCGGCGGACATAGCTTGTGATCAGTCTGCAGAGATCGTCTTTGAGACTAAAGATGATCTGATCTCTGGAATTGTTGATGGATTCCAGAAGCTTACCCGCTTCTTCAATCAGGGCTGCGGTTTTGGCTATTCCTTCTTGGTAGCCTTCTTCCTGTCCTTTTAAAAGTCCATCAGCATAAGCTTTTTTTTGGGCTTCATCAGAGGACTGTTTAATGAGTATGGTGGATTCTTCGCTGGCTTTTTTCCGGAGAGCATCGCTGTTTTTCAGCTGCTCTTCCGCAAACTGTCTGGCTTTAGTCACAATCTCCCGGGCTTCTCTTTCCGACTTTTCCTTAAGCAGAGAGCTTTCGGAACGGAGCTTTTCAAGTTGCCTCTCGGCTTCTTCCAGCTGCCGGTGGAGGTGATTGAGCTTCTCTTCTTCGCTGAACATTGGCCTGGCCAGTGAGCCGGAACCAACCAGAATCCTCTGGTTTATGATGTTGTCCAGCTTGATTACCTTAGGTGCCAATCAACCTCCTCAGGATACCAGTTCTTCTTCGCTGCCGCGGGCAATGATGATTTCGCCGGTTTCTTCCAGGCTGCGGATTACATTTACGATTTTCTGCTGTGCTTCCTCTACATCCCGGACACGCACAGGACCCATATATTCCATGTCTTCCTGCAGCATCGCGGTAGCGCGCTTCGACATGTTGTTCCGAAACTTTTCCAGCACGTCATCATTCGTTCCTTTTAGTGCCACGGCAAGTTCTCGCATGTCGATCTCGCGCAGGACTCTCTGAATGCCGCGGTCGTCTATGGAAACGACATCTTCGAAGACGAACATGCGCTTCTTGATTTCCTCCGCCAGTTCAGGGTCCTGCACTTCGAGGGCTTCGATGATGGTGTTTTCTGTGCCGCGGTCGACTTTGTTGAGAATCTCCACAGTGGAATCGATACCGCCCACACTGGTGTAATCTTCCGGCAGTATGGAGGAAAGTTTCTTTTCCAGCAGGCGTTCAACTTCGCGGATGACCTCAGGAGAAGTGCGGTCCATAACAGCCAGTCTTTTGGTCACATCCGCCTGTACTTCTTCGGGCAGGGAAGCAAGAACAACTGCGGCTTTCTCCGGTTGCAGATAAGCCAGGATCAGCGCGATTACCTGAGGATGCTCGTTCTGGATAAAATTGATCAGCTGGGATGGCTCAGTGGCGCGCACAATTTCAAAGGGGCGGACAGGGAAACTGGAAGTCAGCTTGCTGAGGATTTCAGCAGCCTTTTTAGAGCCGAGAGCTTTTTCCAGCACGTCTCTGGCATAGGAGATACCTCCTGAAGACAGATATTTCTGAGCTTTCAGCATAGAATTGAATTCTTCGATCACCTGGTTTGTAGTTTCTGAATTGACGGTCTGCATTCTGGCAATTTCAAGAGTGAGCATCTCGATTTCATCGTCGCTCAACTGCTTGAAAATGTCCGATGAAACATCAGGACCCAAAAAAATCAGCAGGACTGCAGCCTTCTGGCGGCCGGTAAGTTCAAGTTTTTTTCCTTTGACCATAATTTATTGTGACTCCTCCATGATCCAGAGCCTGAGTAAATTAGCCATGTCTTTAGGATTTTTTCGAGCCCGTTCGCGGATGTCTTCTTCAGTCTGTTTCCGCGTGCGCTCTTCGTTGGACAGGGTATCTTCGAGAATATCTTCGATTACAATATTTTCATCGTCATCGGCTTCGGAGAGGATTTCTTTTTCTTTTCTCTTACGGATCAGCCATAACAAAAGGAATATAGTGACCGAGATCAGCAACACTGATACCAGGATTTCGATGGTAATCAACAGCTTTTTCTTCTGGTTTGATTCCCAGTTTTTGAAGGTTTCATTCATAAGTTCCTTAGAGAAAGTCATTTGGGTGAACTGGATGCTGTCTCTGTTTTCAACAAAACCGACAGCGTTTTTAACATTGTTGGTGAGGGCGGCGAGATTTTTTTCGTCCAGCGAGACGTCAGCAATCACTGAAATTGACAGGTGTTTGATGGTACCGGGAGCATGCACTTCCCTCTTTTCGGTCTTGTTATAATCATAGTTGCTGACTGTGCGGTTACGGTTGTAGTCCAAGTTTTCCCCGTTCACCACTTTATTTACAGCCGGATTGCCTTTTATTCCAGGAGCTCCTGGTACTGCACTTCCTTTATACTGTTCTTTCTCGGTTTCCTCGGAGGTCTTGACCCCGGTGTCTTCACCGGCAATCGGGGGAGCCAGTTCAGTACTGGTGGTTTCCCGTTTGTTGAAATCCAGTTCCACCACCACCCTGACCACAGCTTTTCCCGGTCCCAGTACTTGCTCCAGCATGCTCTGGGCTTTGGCTTCAAGCTCTTTTTCAGTTTGCTTCTGAAGCTTCATGGCTACAGTGGTCCTGCCTTCGTCCGTCTCTTCATATACAACTGAATCGGAAATGATCCGTCCCAGCATGTCAATGACCTTGACGTTCTGCGGTTTCAATCCTTCGACTGCGTAGGCCACCAGATTCTGGATTCCCTTCACCTGGTCCGGCTTGATGTCTTCAGTGAACGGTTTGAATTTAAGCACCACAGAGGCTGTAGGCTGCTGCTGGTCTTCTTTGAACAAT from Candidatus Wallbacteria bacterium encodes:
- a CDS encoding RnfABCDGE type electron transport complex subunit B — encoded protein: MTAALLTLGVLGLLFGLLLSLASIAFHQKKSDRQEAILNLLPGSNCGGCGFAGCSGYAEALSINAASAGLCLPGGEKTISRIQSLLGLTGGKAAARKAYVFCYGSNESAKKECIYSGIPDCMAADLISGGEKSCQSGCLGYGNCAKVCRFSAITVSSEGLAEVNPEKCTGCGKCLPVCPRQLIKMVPAGKKVFVGCNSHEKGAQVKKVCDIGCIGCKVCEKVCKVQAIKVFDNLAVIDYEKCTECMLCCEKCPVGMIKGIPKVRSQAIIGNDCVGCGLCIVECPVKALSGEKKRKPAVDPTLCTGCGICVVKCPKQAISLKRQDA
- the amrS gene encoding AmmeMemoRadiSam system radical SAM enzyme: MPKEALHYRRGDVICLLCPHECRLKNGQTGNCKARTAIDGRLYSDNYGSVTGIGMDPVEKKPLYHFYPGSEILSIGTFGCNLHCFFCQNYSISQAVAQAKEIQPEDLADLLREYGGIGVAYTYSEPLIWYEFVSDCCRIVRKNGKKNVLVTNGFIKPEPLAELLPSIDAMNIDLKAFSDEFYRKHCGGQLAPVLETIRISAKSCHVELTNLVVTDLNDNEEEFMELVEFVAEIDREIPLHISRYHPSYNCLNPATSQVTLQRFYQIAKEKLQFVYLGNLMDKEASSTFCPGCGKMVVERLGYNVRNRLKGRNCPFCGTGVKGEYFG
- a CDS encoding SPOR domain-containing protein is translated as MANSSFEWEGHSRKPKTTDRMIVYIIWFVTLALIVSVGVLINKKIEKNEQAKQILFSAHYREETVKTPEKKQDRPDLKTPEKTVAEKTEDFGDLKKPYSLRILESFDSFRHANQRALEFESKNFIVQIVPDESKYFLELESFKEEKDVLALKETLQTGNIQSKIVSRSTNGLNPQRDLEDEIIKLKENLKTEKTAEVAAQADVKTTEELKTTKEVVLAGESSRPGKTSEAVVGKPAREMTAEKKETALEKVASPSKSADKIGSDNEKAIEKSVKHTETLESSILAKTVETFVNSVLIDKPTAAETPVSGYTLQAGAYSDKIGAEKLRDFLNGREGQNAFIQVRGRLFKVCLGQFMSYDQAKTFSQKLDSISFEGSLLGFFVLKISQP
- a CDS encoding homocysteine S-methyltransferase family protein, whose translation is MDIIRELKKRILIGDGAMGTVLQKYGLLNGQAPELLNLQRPDEIEGIHLRYLKSGADLIETNTFGANSAKLAGYGLSDRVRELNLAGAKLARAAAGTKAFVAGSVGPTGLMVNSNPAILDEISGIYREQIRALCEGGIDLILFETFSDLSELKAAVVSALEFVKIPVFAQMTFDRDGRTLTGTDPSTFASTMETLGVSGIGINCSVGSGDMIRIIEEISDNTRLFISVFPNAGIPSVREGKTIYPESPATFVENALVFVKKGANLIGGCCGTDESHIRELSLRLKDKLPKSRNSNVCSSVCSISKTYRFGSFGLPPLLIGERLNPTGKKKLALDIGNRVFFRLRQDAVKQEREKAQVLDLNVSVPGTDELTSMKEAVRIVQTTSKCALCVDSPNHQVLSAVLPYLTGRAIVNSINGDQDVLELILPLLKKWGCMAIALLLDKQGIPETAGKRVKIAERILKTAERYGLDQRHFLFDPLALTIGVNRSSAQTALESLRILKNLGVFTSLGVSNVSHGLPGRSGLNAAFLSQAIDCGVSAVIINPGDSEVMKAYWSASALSGRDEGFLNLFRSVEIPMDGVNRGKLHLEKPEERNLEEELAEAVVNGATKTANDLVEFLSREKKPLEILNQILMPAMTRVGKLFEEKEFYLPQLIAAAETMCSCTGFIAKLIAEDGVQQVEKKILLATVEGDIHDIGKNIVSALLRSNGFTVIDLGKDVKKEIILERLQRDQQIRVLGLSALMTTTMVKMKEVIELVKREIPAGSVKIVVGGAVLTPEYASEIGADYCALDALHGVKLIKEIFE
- a CDS encoding methylenetetrahydrofolate reductase C-terminal domain-containing protein, producing the protein MIITRPKDCSEIIVHIEGKKLALIGCDVCAKLCHTGGEEEVKGYAEFYAGLGYQIVTCAQVEGVCNELLTGKFVRSNKLLGQAETILLASCGNGVQVLKDFLPGKNVLPILDTLFLGSLKNHHLFQERCSLCGNCILGRTEGICPLTQCAKFILNGPCGGSMNGKCEVDPGKDCAWYQIYERMKNRGKEHLLEGIFLPTNHSEELIPRKLNTRK